From the genome of Orcinus orca chromosome 5, mOrcOrc1.1, whole genome shotgun sequence, one region includes:
- the WDR4 gene encoding tRNA (guanine-N(7)-)-methyltransferase non-catalytic subunit WDR4 isoform X9, which yields MWDLPGPGHEPASPASAGGLSTTVPPGKPWATVLTWTVVRRCTALTFTASEEKVLVADKSGDVYSFSVLEPHGSGKLELGHLSMLLDVAVSPDDRYVLTADRDEKIRVSWAAAPHNIESFCLGHTEFVSRIFVVPDHPELLLSSSGDRTLRLWQYRSGRELHCCHLPSLQEPTEPWSNKRFAASRITYWRQEDCVALLFDGLPVVCLFQLDVPRRQLVYQQQLTFQHRVWDAAFEEARGLWVLQDCREAPLVLCRPVGGQWQVFRSSSQSLPESAVSKRVCAHLRENWAMLEGEDPPWPALQGHVQPWARADAGSRARNAAGSCSVGEGAGPVVGVVCVSASASGQQSCCEPGPGWFP from the exons GACTGTGGTGAGGAGGTGCACAGCCCTGACCTTCACGGCCTCTGAGGAGAAGGTTCTGGTAGCAGACAAGTCTGGGGACGTTTATTCCTTTTCGGTGCTGGAGCCGCACGGGAGCGGCAAGCTTGAACTGGGACACCTGTCGATGCTCCTGGATGTG GCCGTGAGTCCCGACGACCGCTATGTCCTCACTGCTGACCGGGACGAGAAAATCCGGGTGAGCTGGGCTGCGGCTCCGCACAACATCGAGTCCTTCTGCCTCGGGCACACCGA GTTTGTGAGCCGCATCTTCGTGGTGCCCGACCACCCTGAGCTGCTCTTGTCCTCGTCCGGG GACCGCACCCTGAGACTCTGGCAGTACAGAAGCGGCCGCGAGTTGCATTGTTGTCACCTGCCCAGCCTACAGGAGCCAACGGAGCCCTGGAGCAACAAG AGGTTCGCTGCGTCCAGGATCACTTACTGGCGCCAGGAGGACTGCGTGGCGCTCCTGTTTGACGG GCTGCCCGTGGTCTGCCTCTTCCAGCTGGATGTCCCCCGGCGGCAGCTGGTCTACCAGCAGCAGCTGACTTTCCAGCACAGAGTGTGGGACGCCGCCTTCGAGGAGGCCCGGGGGCTGTGGGTCCTGCAGGACTGCCGGGAGGCCCCCCTCGTGCTCTGCAGGCCTGTGGGCGGCCAGTGGCAG GTTTTCCGTTCGTCTTCTCAGTCTCTTCCTGAAAGTGCTGTGTCGAAGAGGGTCTGTGCTCACCTTCGCGAGAACTGGGCCATGTTGGAAGGTGAGGACCCGCCCTGGCCTGCTTTGCAGGGTCATGTTCAGCCGTGGGCGCGGGCGGACGCTGGTTCCAGAGCGCGGAACGCAGCAGGAAGCTGTTCTGTGGGTGAGGGTGCAGGGCCTGTGgtgggtgtggtgtgtgtgtctgcgtcCGCGTCGGGACAGCAGAGCTGCTGTGAGCCGGGGCCTGGTTGGTTCCCTTAG